CCGCGGTCTCCGACGCCCTCACCGGGCGCGGACCGGCGTTCGCACCCTCGCCGCTCGCGTTCTCGGGGCCGCTCCCCGAGGGGACGGCCCTCGTGCTGCGGACCTCGGGCTCGACGGGGCTGCCCCGCGAGGTCGCCCTGAGCGCGACGGCCCTCGTCGCGTCGGCGCGCGCGACGCACGAGCGCCTCGGCGGGGACGCTCAGTGGCTCCTGACCCTGCCCCCCACGCACGTGGCCGGCCTCCAGGTGGTCCTGCGGTCGGTCGTCGCCGGGACCGAGCTCGTCACCGCGGACCTCGACGTCCCGTTCACCGCGAGCGGCTTCGCCGCTGCCGCCGCCCGCATGGACGGGGACCGCCGGTACGTCTCGCTCGTCCCGACCCAGCTCCACCGGCTGCTCCACCCCGACGCCGGCCCGGGCGCCGAGGCCGCGCTCGACGCGCTGCGCTCGTTCGACGCGATCCTCCTCGGCGGCGCAGCGGCGTCGCCCGTGCTCCTCGCCGGAGCGCACGAGGCCGGTGCCCGGGTCGTGACGACCTACGGCATGACCGAGACGAGCGGCGGCTGCGTGTACGACGGCGTCGCGCTCGCGGGCGTCCGGGTGCGGGTCGTCGACGGGTCGTCCGGGCGGTCGCTGCCCGCCGGGGCCGTCGGGGTCGTGGAGATCTCGGGTCCCGTGCTGGCCACGGGGTACCTCGGCGACGAGGCGCTCACGGCCGAGACCTTCCGCACCGGCCCCGACGGGTCGACGTGGTTCCGGACGAGCGACCTGGGCTCGCTCGACCCGGACGGCGTCCTGACGGTGATCGGACGCGCGGACGACGTCATCGTGACCGGCGGGGTCAACGTGGCGCCGGCAGCGGTCGAGGCCGTGCTCGCCGCGGCGCTCACGGGCAGCGACCGGCTCGGTGAGGTCTGCGTCGTCGGGGTGCCGGACCCGGAGTGGGGGCAACGGATCGTCGCGGTCGTCGAGGTCGCGGGCGACGTCCACGACGCCCCGGCGAGGGACGGGGCGCTGCTGGCCAGGGCCCGCGACGCGGTCACGACTACGCTGGGACCGCCCGCCGCACCCCGCGACGTGCTCGTCGTCGCGGCCCTGCCTCGCCGTGGGCCGGGCAAGATCGACCGGGCGGCCGTGACCGACCTCGCCACCCGCACCGCACCACGCACCCACTGAACGGAGCACCATGGCCACCTCAGCCGAATGGGTCGCAGGCGCACGCCTGCGCACCCTCCCCGCGGCTGCCGCACCCGTCCTCGTCGGCTCGGGCGCTGCCGCCCAGGTCGACTCCTTCGCGTTCTGGCCCGCCCTCCTGGCGCTCGGCGTCGCGCTCGCGCTCCAGGTCGGGGTGAACTACGCGAACGACTACTCGGACGGGGTGCGCGGGACGGACGTCGACCGCGTCGGGCCCATGCGGCTCACCGCGTCGGGAGCGGCGCTCGCGTCCCAGGTGCGCAACGCGGCCTTCGCGTGCTTCGGCGTCGCGGCGGTGCTGGGTCTGGGCCTCGTGGCTCTCACGGGGCACTGGTGGCTCCTGGCCGTCGGGGCGCTCGCGATCGTCGCGGCCTGGTTCTACACGGGCGGCAAGAACCCCTACGGGTACCGGGGGCTCGGGGAGGTCGGGGTGTTCGTGTTCTTCGGGCTCGTCGCGGTCCTGGGCACCACCTACACGCAGGCCGGCCGCGTGACGTGGGTCGCGGGGGTCGGGGCCGTGGCCGTGGGCCTGCTCGCGTGCGCGCTCCTGATGATCAACAACGTCCGGGACATCCCCACGGACGTGCTCGCGGGAAAGCGCACCGTCGCCGTGCGCCTCGGCGACTTCCGTGCCCGGCGCGCGTACGTCGCCATGATCTGGGTCCCGCTCCTGCTGGGCTTGGTGTGCGCGTTCGCGGCGCCGTGGTCGCTGCTCGTGCTGCTCCTGCTGCTGCCCGCGGTGCTGCTGACCCTGCCCGTGATCGCCGGGGCCCGTGGCCCGCTCCTCGTCCCGGTCCTCGCGGGGACCGGGATGTTCGAGCTCGGGTACGGGGTGCTGCTGGGCCTGGGGCTCGCGCTCTAGGCGTTCGGGGCCTGGGTGCGCCCCGGACGGTCGGCGCGCTCCGCGGCCGTGTCCGCGGCCTCGACGGCAGCGTCCTCGAACGCCGCGTCGTCCTCGATCTCGCGCGAGAACTGCTCGCCCGTGGCCTTGCGCCGCGCGGAGCGGTCGGCGAGGTACTGGGCGGCCCGCTCGCGCGGACCGCGCAGCGCGAGGTAGGAGACCAGGAACGCCAGGACGGCCGCGATGACCGCGCACACGACCCAGTGACCCAGGTTCAGGGCGTACAGGACGACGAAGAGGACCGCGAAGATCGCCAGGCGCAGCGCGGAGTAGATGACCATAGGCACCCGTCCAGGGTAGGCGCCCGACCTGGGTGCACCGAACCGGCCCCTCTCGTGCCGCCCGGTTGCCAGGACGCATAGGCTGGGGTCATGTCCCGCGTCCTGCTGACCCTGCTCGCCGTAGGCCTCGCGGTCTACGCCCTCTCCGACTGCGCCACGAGCGACGAGAACGACCGGAGCGGGATCCCCAAGGGTCTGTGGATCGTGATGATCATCTTCCTGCCCTTCGTGGGGCCGCTCGCCTGGATCCTCGTCTCCCGCACGCAACGCGCGCGGCACGCGACCGCGGCCGGCTCCCCCGCCCCGGGTCGGGTTCGTCCCGGCGCCCGTCG
This region of Oerskovia jenensis genomic DNA includes:
- a CDS encoding AMP-binding protein, with protein sequence MPRADGPAPADVTDLRAAVSDALTGRGPAFAPSPLAFSGPLPEGTALVLRTSGSTGLPREVALSATALVASARATHERLGGDAQWLLTLPPTHVAGLQVVLRSVVAGTELVTADLDVPFTASGFAAAAARMDGDRRYVSLVPTQLHRLLHPDAGPGAEAALDALRSFDAILLGGAAASPVLLAGAHEAGARVVTTYGMTETSGGCVYDGVALAGVRVRVVDGSSGRSLPAGAVGVVEISGPVLATGYLGDEALTAETFRTGPDGSTWFRTSDLGSLDPDGVLTVIGRADDVIVTGGVNVAPAAVEAVLAAALTGSDRLGEVCVVGVPDPEWGQRIVAVVEVAGDVHDAPARDGALLARARDAVTTTLGPPAAPRDVLVVAALPRRGPGKIDRAAVTDLATRTAPRTH
- a CDS encoding 1,4-dihydroxy-2-naphthoate polyprenyltransferase; translated protein: MATSAEWVAGARLRTLPAAAAPVLVGSGAAAQVDSFAFWPALLALGVALALQVGVNYANDYSDGVRGTDVDRVGPMRLTASGAALASQVRNAAFACFGVAAVLGLGLVALTGHWWLLAVGALAIVAAWFYTGGKNPYGYRGLGEVGVFVFFGLVAVLGTTYTQAGRVTWVAGVGAVAVGLLACALLMINNVRDIPTDVLAGKRTVAVRLGDFRARRAYVAMIWVPLLLGLVCAFAAPWSLLVLLLLLPAVLLTLPVIAGARGPLLVPVLAGTGMFELGYGVLLGLGLAL
- a CDS encoding DUF4229 domain-containing protein; the encoded protein is MVIYSALRLAIFAVLFVVLYALNLGHWVVCAVIAAVLAFLVSYLALRGPRERAAQYLADRSARRKATGEQFSREIEDDAAFEDAAVEAADTAAERADRPGRTQAPNA
- a CDS encoding PLD nuclease N-terminal domain-containing protein, which gives rise to MSRVLLTLLAVGLAVYALSDCATSDENDRSGIPKGLWIVMIIFLPFVGPLAWILVSRTQRARHATAAGSPAPGRVRPGARRRPAAPLAPDDDPDFLWKLEQQRRREARGEDTGPTAGPAAEGTPGPGPGSSEDDTTRKSSPGETDGAPGTPSAGSGEPS